A part of Gossypium hirsutum isolate 1008001.06 chromosome A07, Gossypium_hirsutum_v2.1, whole genome shotgun sequence genomic DNA contains:
- the LOC107933147 gene encoding CLAVATA3/ESR (CLE)-related protein 12, producing the protein MAVKYTQLHLFSVILWLSLYLLFFGWCHLLDISHQVSTSHHHRHHNRKVMATKFDFTPFLHHKHQSQVPVAHPQPSGNDIDPRYGVEKRLVPTGPNPLHH; encoded by the coding sequence ATGGCCGTGAAATATACCCAGCTGCATCTTTTCAGTGTCATTCTTTGGCTGTCTTTGTATCTCTTATTCTTTGGGTGGTGCCATTTATTGGACATTAGTCACCAAGTATCCACTTctcatcatcatcgtcatcacAACCGTAAAGTCATGGCTACCAAATTTGACTTCACTCCATTTCTACATCACAAGCATCAGAGTCAGGTTCCGGTTGCCCATCCTCAACCTTCCGGCAACGACATCGACCCACGTTATGGGGTTGAAAAACGCCTTGTTCCTACTGGTCCAAACCCATTGCATCATTGa